A region of Lichenibacterium dinghuense DNA encodes the following proteins:
- a CDS encoding cupin domain-containing protein — MDTSRRNFLGTAALGAGGLVALTGAAAAATPTTIDDKGTPGQGGLGRDVQQLQPGAPVAYHDAKDIGEMPAFTRSLDGSKPKITSGGWAKETTVHSLPIATGIAAVHMFLDPGASRELHWHAIAAEWAYVIDGQCQTVVLDPSGQTEVNNYKPGDLWFFPKGHGHSIQTIGDKPCHFILNFDNGAFSEHGTFSITDWVDVTPHDVLAKSLGLTPAAFDAFPKGETYIQAGPVVPVSEARDAPWPKESTHKFRLLDDPRAKRDFDGGTFHLATVDEWPISATMSGARMVIKPGQVKELHWNPNADEFQYYLKGKGQIVLFGSGGRGKTAEVKAGDSAYVPQGYGHAMMNTGDEDLEIIQTWNAGKFEEITLKHWMATAPKYLLSNNLAGVPAATIDKLDSQA, encoded by the coding sequence ATGGACACCAGCAGGCGCAATTTCCTGGGTACGGCCGCGCTCGGCGCCGGAGGCCTGGTTGCACTGACGGGCGCGGCCGCTGCCGCGACCCCGACCACCATTGACGACAAGGGCACGCCGGGGCAGGGCGGCTTGGGCCGCGACGTCCAGCAGTTGCAGCCGGGCGCGCCGGTCGCCTATCACGACGCCAAGGACATCGGCGAGATGCCGGCCTTCACGCGCTCGCTCGACGGCTCCAAGCCCAAGATCACCTCGGGCGGCTGGGCCAAGGAGACCACGGTCCACTCGCTTCCGATCGCGACCGGCATCGCGGCCGTCCACATGTTCCTCGACCCCGGCGCGTCGCGCGAGCTGCACTGGCACGCCATCGCGGCCGAGTGGGCCTACGTGATCGACGGCCAGTGCCAGACGGTCGTGCTCGACCCGTCGGGTCAGACCGAGGTCAACAACTACAAGCCCGGCGACCTGTGGTTCTTCCCGAAGGGCCACGGCCACTCGATCCAGACCATCGGCGACAAGCCCTGCCACTTCATCCTGAACTTCGACAACGGCGCCTTCTCCGAGCACGGCACGTTCTCGATCACCGACTGGGTGGACGTGACGCCGCACGACGTCCTGGCGAAGAGCCTCGGCCTGACGCCGGCCGCCTTCGACGCCTTCCCCAAGGGTGAGACCTACATCCAGGCCGGTCCGGTCGTGCCGGTGTCGGAGGCGCGCGACGCCCCCTGGCCGAAGGAGTCGACCCACAAGTTCCGCCTGCTCGACGACCCGCGCGCCAAGCGCGACTTCGATGGCGGCACCTTCCACCTCGCCACCGTGGACGAGTGGCCGATCTCCGCGACCATGTCGGGCGCCCGCATGGTCATCAAGCCGGGCCAGGTGAAGGAGCTGCACTGGAACCCCAACGCCGACGAGTTCCAGTACTACCTCAAGGGCAAGGGCCAGATCGTGCTGTTCGGCTCGGGCGGCCGCGGCAAGACCGCCGAGGTCAAGGCCGGCGACTCGGCCTACGTGCCCCAGGGCTACGGCCACGCCATGATGAACACCGGCGACGAGGATCTGGAGATCATCCAGACCTGGAACGCCGGCAAGTTCGAGGAGATCACCCTCAAGCACTGGATGGCGACGGCGCCGAAGTACCTCCTGTCGAACAACCTCGCGGGCGTGCCGGCCGCGACGATCGACAAGCTCGACAGCCAGGCCTGA
- the mdcA gene encoding malonate decarboxylase subunit alpha: MRDWSRDGTARDERVAAGRRFARGKAVHRDDAAKLLEALLRPGDRVCLEGDNQKQADLLAEALTRVDPARVHDLHMVQSGVVLPEHLDVFEAGIAKRLDYAYSGPQSARIARMLFGGKIELGAVHTYLELFARYFVDLTPQVALIAAVSADRDGNLYTGPNTEDTPTVVEATSFKNGVVVAQVNEIVDRVPRVDIPGDRVHFVVEAGRPFYVEPLFTRDPGAVTETQILTAMLAIKGIYEPYAVRRLNHGIGFNTAAIELLLPTYAERLGLKGKICTHWALNPHPTLIPAIEAGWVEQIHSFGSEVGMDDYIRARPDVYFTGADGSLRSNRAFCQTAGLYACDMFIGSTLQIDLAGHSSTVTTSRVAGFGGAPNMGSDPRGRRHPSGPWLKAGAEADPDAPAPLRRGRKLVVQIGETFGENNAPLFVETLDALNLAEKLDLELAPVMVYADDTTHVVTEEGVANLLLCRDAAEREQAIRGVAGYTEIGRKRDRAFVERLRERKVIQRPEDLGVDPLDADRSLLAARSIKDLVHWSGGLYAPPAKFRNW, translated from the coding sequence ATGCGGGACTGGAGCCGGGACGGGACGGCCAGGGACGAGCGCGTCGCCGCGGGCCGGAGGTTCGCGCGCGGCAAGGCGGTGCACCGCGACGACGCGGCGAAGCTGCTCGAAGCGCTGCTCAGGCCCGGCGACCGCGTGTGCCTGGAGGGCGACAATCAGAAGCAGGCCGACCTGCTCGCGGAAGCGCTCACGCGGGTCGACCCGGCACGCGTGCACGACCTCCACATGGTGCAGTCCGGCGTCGTGCTGCCCGAGCACCTCGACGTGTTCGAAGCGGGCATCGCCAAGCGCCTCGACTACGCCTATTCGGGCCCGCAGTCGGCCCGCATCGCGCGGATGCTGTTCGGGGGGAAGATCGAGCTCGGGGCGGTGCACACCTACCTCGAGCTCTTCGCCCGCTACTTCGTCGACCTCACGCCGCAGGTGGCGCTGATCGCCGCCGTGTCGGCCGACCGCGACGGCAACCTCTACACGGGGCCCAACACCGAGGACACGCCGACCGTCGTGGAGGCGACCAGCTTCAAGAACGGCGTCGTGGTGGCGCAGGTGAACGAGATCGTCGACCGCGTGCCGCGCGTCGACATCCCCGGCGATCGCGTGCATTTCGTGGTGGAGGCCGGCCGGCCCTTCTACGTCGAGCCGCTCTTCACCCGCGACCCCGGCGCGGTGACGGAAACCCAGATCCTCACCGCCATGCTGGCCATCAAGGGCATCTACGAGCCCTACGCGGTGCGCCGGCTGAACCACGGCATCGGCTTCAACACGGCGGCGATCGAGCTGCTGCTGCCGACCTACGCCGAGCGCCTGGGGCTGAAGGGGAAGATCTGCACCCACTGGGCGCTGAACCCGCACCCGACGCTGATCCCCGCCATCGAGGCGGGCTGGGTGGAGCAGATCCACTCCTTCGGGTCGGAGGTCGGCATGGACGACTACATCCGGGCCCGGCCCGACGTGTATTTCACCGGCGCCGACGGCTCGCTGCGCTCCAACCGCGCCTTCTGCCAGACGGCCGGCCTCTATGCCTGCGACATGTTCATCGGCTCGACGCTGCAGATCGACCTCGCCGGCCATTCCTCCACAGTGACGACGAGCCGGGTTGCGGGCTTCGGCGGCGCGCCCAACATGGGGTCGGACCCGCGCGGGCGCCGCCACCCCTCGGGTCCCTGGCTCAAGGCGGGCGCCGAAGCCGACCCGGACGCTCCGGCGCCGCTCCGCCGCGGGCGCAAGCTCGTGGTGCAGATCGGCGAAACCTTCGGCGAGAACAACGCGCCGCTCTTCGTCGAGACCCTCGACGCGCTGAACCTCGCCGAGAAGCTCGACCTCGAACTCGCCCCCGTGATGGTCTACGCCGACGACACGACCCACGTCGTGACCGAGGAAGGCGTCGCCAACCTCCTGCTCTGCCGGGACGCCGCCGAGCGCGAGCAGGCCATCCGCGGCGTGGCGGGCTACACGGAGATCGGACGCAAGCGCGACCGCGCCTTCGTGGAGCGCCTGCGCGAGCGCAAGGTCATCCAGCGGCCCGAGGACCTCGGCGTCGACCCGCTAGACGCCGACCGCAGCCTGCTCGCGGCGCGCTCGATCAAGGACCTCGTCCACTGGTCCGGCGGGCTCTACGCCCCGCCGGCGAAGTTCCGGAACTGGTGA
- the mdcC gene encoding malonate decarboxylase acyl carrier protein: MENLTYRHKARARAPGSKPSALVGVVASGNLEVLAERVLADTDCEVSIATTAKGFGDVWAAVVADFVERRSPGGLRLSINDGGARPDTVALRLSQAVRSLEDGR, encoded by the coding sequence ATGGAGAATCTGACCTACCGCCACAAGGCCAGGGCCCGCGCGCCCGGCTCAAAGCCGTCGGCGCTCGTCGGCGTCGTGGCGTCGGGCAACCTCGAAGTCCTGGCCGAGCGCGTGCTGGCGGACACCGACTGCGAGGTGTCGATCGCCACGACCGCGAAGGGGTTCGGCGACGTGTGGGCCGCCGTGGTGGCGGACTTCGTCGAGCGCCGCTCGCCAGGCGGGCTGCGCCTGTCGATCAACGACGGCGGCGCGCGCCCCGACACCGTGGCGCTGCGCCTGTCGCAGGCCGTGCGCTCGCTGGAGGACGGCCGATGA
- the mdcE gene encoding biotin-independent malonate decarboxylase subunit gamma has protein sequence MTLDEILPSLFPNGHAVARAGGLLTGTATLKDGGTAVVVGVEGRTPLGVDGALTLAAHVLDALERGGGGPVVVLVDSDSQRMSRRDELLGLNEFLAHLAKCLIVADLEGRPTVGVLYGHTAAGAFIATALATRVLVALPGAEPEVMDLPSMSRVTKLSVEVLKEKAQSTPVFAPGLDNLAQTGAVLETWDPSTPLADQLAAVLARAADGDRRDALGKERRGRPKAADIAARVQELATRGG, from the coding sequence ATGACGCTCGACGAGATTCTGCCCTCGCTGTTCCCCAACGGCCACGCCGTCGCCCGCGCGGGCGGCCTGCTGACCGGCACGGCGACGCTGAAGGACGGCGGCACGGCGGTCGTGGTCGGCGTCGAGGGGCGCACGCCGCTCGGCGTCGACGGCGCCCTGACGCTGGCTGCTCACGTGCTCGACGCGCTGGAGCGCGGCGGAGGAGGCCCGGTCGTGGTGCTGGTCGACAGCGACAGCCAGCGCATGAGCCGGCGCGACGAGCTGCTCGGTTTGAACGAGTTTCTGGCGCACCTCGCCAAGTGCCTGATCGTCGCCGACCTCGAAGGCCGGCCGACGGTCGGTGTGCTCTACGGCCACACGGCGGCGGGCGCCTTCATCGCGACCGCGCTGGCCACGCGCGTCCTCGTCGCGCTGCCGGGCGCCGAGCCGGAGGTCATGGACCTGCCGTCGATGAGCCGGGTCACGAAGCTGTCGGTCGAGGTGCTGAAGGAGAAGGCGCAGTCGACCCCGGTCTTCGCACCGGGCCTCGACAACCTCGCCCAGACCGGCGCCGTGCTCGAGACCTGGGACCCATCGACGCCATTGGCCGACCAGCTCGCCGCGGTGCTGGCCCGCGCCGCGGACGGCGATCGGCGCGACGCGCTGGGGAAGGAGCGGCGGGGCCGGCCCAAGGCGGCCGACATCGCCGCACGGGTGCAAGAGCTCGCCACCCGCGGGGGCTGA
- a CDS encoding MFS transporter, with amino-acid sequence MTSTTSAGAQPARSLIPARMDRLPWARFHWMVVVGLGVSWILDGIEIQLVSASGFKDSLGMSSEDVGFTGTIYLIGQVVGALVFGRLTDRWGRKKLFITTLAIYLVGSGVAGLAFAPWFLYLWRFVAGLGIGGEYTAINSAIDEMIPSKYRGRVDIAVNGTYWAGAMLGALGSFVLLNHSVLPENVGWRVAFFIGPLLGLVIIFLRRHIPESPRWMLVHGQAEAAERIVDEIEASVRHEGAALPPVDEERAMAVEPEKAVPFARLVEVFFKIYPSRTFLGLTMMITQSFLYNAIFFTYALVLQNFYGLDASSAALYFFPFAIGNLLGPLLLGPLFDTIGRRRMIFGTYALAGAILLASAYLFKIGALTAGTHTAFWCASFFFASAGASSAYLTVSEIFPLEVRGQAISYFFAVGQVVGALGPIIFGHLVGDGTARDPLCWGYVVGAVVMVFGGIVALVFGVDAEGRGLEDVTDPLFRRGKAAAQPT; translated from the coding sequence ATGACATCCACGACCTCGGCTGGCGCGCAGCCGGCGCGCAGCCTCATCCCCGCGCGGATGGACCGCCTGCCCTGGGCGCGGTTCCATTGGATGGTGGTGGTCGGCCTCGGGGTGAGCTGGATCCTCGACGGCATCGAGATCCAGCTCGTGTCGGCCTCGGGCTTCAAGGACAGCCTCGGGATGAGCTCCGAGGACGTCGGCTTCACGGGCACGATCTACCTCATCGGGCAGGTGGTCGGCGCGCTGGTGTTCGGCCGCCTCACCGACCGCTGGGGCCGCAAGAAGCTCTTCATCACCACGCTGGCCATCTACCTCGTCGGGTCGGGTGTGGCGGGCTTGGCCTTCGCGCCCTGGTTCCTCTATCTCTGGCGCTTCGTCGCGGGCCTCGGCATCGGCGGCGAATACACGGCGATCAATTCCGCCATCGACGAGATGATCCCGTCGAAATACCGCGGCCGGGTCGACATCGCGGTCAACGGCACCTACTGGGCCGGCGCGATGCTCGGCGCCCTCGGCAGCTTCGTTCTGCTGAACCACAGCGTCCTGCCCGAGAACGTCGGCTGGCGCGTGGCCTTCTTCATCGGTCCGCTGCTCGGGCTGGTCATCATCTTCCTGCGGCGGCACATCCCGGAGTCGCCGCGCTGGATGCTGGTCCACGGCCAGGCCGAAGCGGCCGAGCGGATCGTCGACGAGATCGAGGCGAGCGTGCGCCACGAGGGCGCCGCGCTGCCGCCGGTCGACGAGGAGCGCGCCATGGCGGTCGAACCCGAGAAGGCGGTGCCCTTCGCCCGGCTGGTCGAGGTGTTCTTCAAGATCTACCCTTCGCGGACCTTCCTCGGCCTGACGATGATGATCACGCAGTCGTTCCTGTACAACGCGATCTTCTTCACCTACGCGCTGGTGCTGCAGAATTTCTACGGGCTCGACGCGTCCAGTGCGGCGCTGTACTTCTTTCCCTTCGCGATCGGCAACCTGCTCGGGCCCCTTCTGCTCGGGCCGCTGTTCGACACGATCGGCCGCCGCCGCATGATCTTCGGCACCTACGCGCTGGCCGGGGCGATCCTGCTCGCCTCGGCCTATCTGTTCAAGATCGGCGCGCTGACGGCGGGAACGCACACGGCCTTCTGGTGCGCCTCGTTCTTCTTCGCCTCCGCCGGGGCGTCCTCGGCCTATCTCACGGTCAGCGAGATCTTCCCTCTGGAGGTGCGCGGGCAGGCCATCTCGTACTTCTTCGCGGTCGGCCAGGTCGTCGGAGCCCTCGGGCCGATCATCTTCGGGCACCTCGTCGGCGACGGCACGGCGCGCGATCCGCTGTGCTGGGGCTACGTGGTCGGCGCCGTCGTCATGGTGTTCGGCGGCATCGTCGCGCTGGTGTTCGGCGTCGACGCGGAGGGCCGCGGCCTCGAGGACGTCACCGATCCGCTGTTCCGGCGCGGGAAGGCCGCGGCCCAGCCGACCTGA
- a CDS encoding MFS transporter encodes MTGLVGGMEHLRPRRTPLNRDQIVGFWAAWAGWLLDGMDSVIYALVLIPALTELLPRSGIEATPANTGYIGSVLFALFLVGWGLSFVWGPIGDRFGRTRTLAATVLIYSVFTGAAAFSQNVYELALFRFLAGIGIGGEWAMAGTYVAEAWPEDRRKMGAGYLQSGYYFGFFAAAALNATVGAAFGWRAMFLCGLFPVVVSLVTLFKVKEPERWEAVQDAAAKRVSPLKEIFGPRYRARTLVMSTLLTVAIIGLWAGSVYEPAAAITLAKQAGYAQVDAVRFASYGTAILSIGTVLGCLALPLIAERLGRRATLALFFCGMLVFIALSFGWAFYLPGERALPTFLTLLFFLGFSGANFALFSLWLPELFGTEVRATAFAFCTSVGRFIGAGVNFALGAAVHGMGTLGTPVAWTAVAFGIGLIVIPFAVETRGRPLPK; translated from the coding sequence ATGACGGGACTGGTCGGCGGCATGGAGCACCTGCGCCCGCGGCGGACTCCGCTCAACAGGGACCAGATCGTCGGGTTCTGGGCCGCCTGGGCGGGCTGGCTGCTCGACGGCATGGACAGCGTGATCTACGCGCTCGTGCTCATCCCCGCGCTGACGGAGCTGCTGCCGCGCTCGGGCATCGAGGCCACGCCGGCCAACACCGGCTACATCGGTTCCGTCCTCTTCGCCCTGTTCCTGGTCGGCTGGGGGCTGTCCTTCGTGTGGGGCCCGATCGGCGACCGCTTCGGCCGCACGCGCACCCTGGCCGCCACGGTGCTGATCTACTCGGTCTTCACCGGCGCCGCCGCCTTCTCGCAGAACGTCTACGAGCTGGCGCTCTTCCGCTTCCTGGCCGGCATCGGCATCGGCGGCGAATGGGCCATGGCGGGCACCTACGTGGCCGAAGCCTGGCCGGAGGACCGGCGCAAGATGGGCGCCGGCTACCTGCAGAGCGGCTATTACTTCGGCTTCTTCGCCGCTGCCGCGCTCAACGCCACGGTCGGCGCCGCCTTCGGCTGGCGCGCCATGTTCCTGTGCGGCCTCTTCCCCGTGGTCGTGTCGCTCGTCACCCTGTTCAAGGTCAAGGAGCCGGAGCGCTGGGAGGCCGTGCAGGACGCGGCGGCGAAGCGCGTCAGCCCGCTGAAGGAGATCTTCGGGCCGCGCTACCGGGCGCGCACGCTCGTCATGTCCACGCTGCTGACCGTGGCCATCATCGGGCTCTGGGCCGGGTCGGTCTACGAGCCGGCCGCGGCCATCACGCTCGCCAAGCAGGCCGGCTACGCGCAGGTCGACGCCGTGCGCTTCGCGTCCTACGGCACCGCCATCCTGTCGATCGGCACGGTGCTGGGCTGCCTCGCCCTGCCGCTCATCGCCGAGCGCCTCGGCCGGCGCGCCACCCTGGCGCTGTTCTTCTGCGGCATGCTGGTCTTCATCGCCCTGTCGTTCGGCTGGGCCTTCTACCTGCCGGGCGAGCGCGCCCTGCCGACGTTCCTGACCCTGCTGTTCTTCCTCGGTTTCTCGGGCGCCAACTTCGCGCTCTTCTCGCTGTGGCTGCCCGAGCTCTTCGGCACGGAGGTGCGCGCCACGGCCTTCGCGTTCTGCACCTCGGTCGGGCGCTTCATCGGGGCGGGCGTCAACTTCGCGCTCGGGGCCGCCGTGCACGGCATGGGGACGCTCGGCACGCCGGTCGCCTGGACCGCGGTGGCCTTCGGCATCGGCCTGATCGTCATCCCCTTCGCGGTGGAGACGCGCGGCCGGCCGCTGCCCAAGTGA
- a CDS encoding biotin-independent malonate decarboxylase subunit beta — protein MSPAPNAAPGGASERGRGGVSWYEASARQRLRLLLDEDSFVEFVGPEQRETSPHLHVFDLPEQFDDGMVAGRGLLEGAPVLVAAQEGRFMGGAFGEVHGAKLTGLLRAARDLARAGKAVPVLILFDTGGVRLQEANAGELAIAEIMRAMIEARAAGAKVVGLVGGRAGCFGGGGLIAGCCAALAVSEQGRIGVTGPEVIETNRGVEEFDARDRPLVWRTMGGKHRRLIGGADAFADDTVEAFRAAAVRLLGDAAPLTLATLRNEQDRLRARLDRYGACADARDVWAAGGVDDAAAVPGMAPDDFIALASRVAEPALNAR, from the coding sequence ATGAGTCCCGCCCCGAACGCCGCGCCGGGGGGCGCCTCGGAGCGCGGCCGCGGCGGCGTGAGCTGGTACGAGGCTTCGGCCCGCCAGCGCCTTCGCCTGCTGCTCGACGAGGACAGCTTCGTCGAGTTCGTCGGCCCCGAGCAGCGCGAGACGAGCCCGCACCTGCACGTCTTCGACCTGCCCGAGCAGTTCGACGACGGCATGGTGGCCGGGCGCGGCCTCCTGGAGGGCGCGCCCGTGCTGGTCGCCGCGCAGGAGGGTCGCTTCATGGGCGGCGCCTTCGGCGAGGTCCACGGCGCCAAGCTCACCGGCCTGCTCCGCGCCGCGCGCGACCTCGCCCGCGCCGGGAAGGCCGTGCCGGTGCTGATCCTGTTCGACACGGGCGGCGTGCGGCTGCAGGAGGCCAACGCCGGCGAGCTCGCCATCGCGGAGATCATGCGGGCCATGATCGAGGCGCGCGCCGCCGGCGCCAAGGTGGTCGGCCTCGTCGGCGGCCGCGCCGGCTGCTTCGGCGGCGGCGGGCTGATCGCCGGCTGCTGCGCGGCGCTCGCCGTGTCCGAGCAGGGCCGCATCGGCGTGACGGGCCCCGAGGTCATCGAGACCAACCGGGGCGTCGAGGAGTTCGACGCCAGGGACAGGCCGCTCGTGTGGCGCACGATGGGCGGCAAGCACCGCCGCCTGATCGGCGGCGCCGACGCCTTCGCGGACGACACGGTCGAGGCCTTCCGCGCCGCCGCAGTGAGACTGCTCGGCGATGCCGCGCCGCTGACCCTCGCCACGCTGAGGAACGAGCAGGACCGGCTGCGCGCTCGGCTCGACCGCTACGGCGCCTGCGCGGACGCCCGGGACGTCTGGGCCGCCGGGGGCGTCGACGACGCCGCGGCCGTGCCCGGCATGGCGCCCGACGACTTCATCGCCCTCGCGTCGCGCGTCGCGGAGCCCGCCCTGAATGCCCGATAG
- a CDS encoding GntR family transcriptional regulator: MSEAGDGTLLSDRIRNALTDEIASGVLAAGTSLDEQHLADRFGASRTPVREALRQLAVSGLVEMRPRRGVLVTRLTSARMMDMFETIAEVETLCVRLATYRMTPLERCRLSDLHEASKALVAARDLDGYESFNRDFHGSLYAATHNGFMAEQALAIRSRLDVFRRTQLRHEGRMAASHEEHGQVLAAIAEGDGELAARRMRAHMLNAASALGRYIADTVEG; this comes from the coding sequence GTGAGCGAGGCCGGCGACGGGACGCTGCTGTCCGACCGCATCCGCAACGCGCTGACGGACGAGATCGCCTCGGGGGTGCTCGCAGCCGGCACAAGCCTCGACGAGCAGCACCTCGCCGACCGCTTCGGCGCCTCCCGCACGCCCGTGCGGGAGGCGCTGCGGCAGCTCGCGGTGTCGGGCCTCGTCGAGATGCGCCCGCGGCGCGGCGTGCTGGTGACGCGGCTGACCTCGGCCCGCATGATGGACATGTTCGAGACCATCGCCGAGGTCGAGACCCTGTGCGTGCGCCTCGCCACATACCGGATGACGCCGCTGGAGCGCTGCCGCCTCAGCGACCTCCACGAGGCGTCGAAGGCCCTGGTGGCCGCCCGCGACCTCGACGGCTACGAGAGCTTCAACCGCGACTTCCACGGGTCGCTCTACGCCGCCACCCACAACGGCTTCATGGCCGAGCAGGCCCTCGCCATCCGGTCGCGCCTCGACGTGTTCCGCCGCACCCAGCTCCGCCACGAGGGCCGCATGGCGGCCTCGCACGAGGAGCACGGGCAGGTGCTCGCCGCCATCGCGGAGGGCGACGGCGAGCTCGCGGCGCGGCGCATGCGAGCCCACATGCTCAACGCCGCCAGCGCCCTCGGCCGCTATATCGCGGACACGGTCGAAGGCTGA
- a CDS encoding L,D-transpeptidase family protein — MTAQRGRSAFLTSTALLFAGALLAPGGAAAAPRKPHPAGAQSAMLPDASDYMPGDEARGALSRIVAEPGSVLDAYAPTKSGDGAGLWPDDLPKPLASATPDAASTGSVPPTRAAGSPAAAPATAPATAPVAGPAGPDPLAYGPVSPDAPVLDAATLQRAIEDWLGPEPLRGLRSIPAAAAEEKRYDARTAVRDFYAARGFAPIWVVDGHFDAPARSALARIDRAAEDGLDLRSARVDVPDGGDPAALAKSELSLTEAVVEYARQASGGRVDPSRIDALVAAKPDVAPPGRVLAALRDAADPGEALRGFNPPHKGYLALRAKLAEVRRASEMTAGGPIPAGPALKPGMKDARVPLLRARFGLDIGASAGADGQVYDTRVASAVADFQRAHGMPASGVLTPRTVASLSGGQPRRLENEILANMERWRWLPRDLGQRYVVVNIPDYSLDVFDGDRPIHHARVVVGKPDHQTPIFSETMKYIIVNPYWNVPLSIVEKEMMPKLAADPNYFADHGYEVVRKGGETYVRQPPGDSNALGRIKFLFPNKFSVYLHDTNAKGYFSRDARALSHGCVRVDQPFKLAEAVLGRDRGWSEARVEGMVGGGERTVNLPRPVQVHMNYFTAFVDEAGQLRLRDDVYGYSAKVRAALGLSG; from the coding sequence ATGACAGCGCAGCGCGGCCGCTCGGCCTTCCTCACCTCAACGGCGCTGCTGTTCGCCGGCGCGCTGCTCGCGCCCGGCGGCGCCGCGGCCGCGCCGCGCAAGCCGCATCCCGCGGGGGCGCAGTCGGCCATGCTGCCGGACGCCTCCGACTACATGCCGGGCGACGAGGCGCGCGGCGCGCTGTCGCGGATCGTCGCCGAGCCGGGCTCGGTGCTGGACGCCTACGCGCCGACCAAGTCCGGCGACGGGGCCGGCCTGTGGCCCGACGACCTGCCGAAGCCCCTCGCCTCGGCGACGCCGGACGCGGCCTCGACCGGCAGCGTGCCGCCGACGCGCGCGGCGGGATCGCCGGCCGCCGCGCCCGCGACGGCGCCGGCCACCGCGCCGGTGGCCGGGCCGGCCGGTCCCGATCCGCTGGCCTACGGGCCCGTGTCGCCCGACGCGCCCGTGCTCGACGCCGCGACGCTTCAGCGAGCCATCGAGGATTGGCTCGGCCCCGAGCCGCTCCGCGGCCTGCGCTCCATCCCGGCCGCCGCGGCCGAGGAGAAGCGCTACGACGCTCGCACGGCCGTGCGCGACTTCTACGCCGCGCGCGGCTTCGCGCCGATCTGGGTCGTGGACGGGCACTTCGACGCACCGGCCCGCTCCGCCCTCGCCCGCATCGACCGCGCCGCCGAGGACGGGCTCGACCTCCGCTCGGCGCGCGTCGACGTGCCGGACGGGGGCGACCCCGCCGCGCTGGCGAAGAGCGAGCTGTCGCTCACGGAGGCGGTCGTCGAATACGCGCGGCAGGCGAGCGGCGGCCGGGTCGACCCGTCGCGCATCGACGCGCTCGTGGCCGCCAAGCCCGACGTGGCGCCGCCCGGCCGCGTGCTCGCGGCGCTGCGCGACGCGGCCGACCCCGGGGAAGCGCTGCGCGGCTTCAACCCGCCGCACAAGGGCTACCTCGCCCTGCGCGCCAAGCTCGCGGAGGTGCGGCGCGCCTCGGAGATGACGGCGGGCGGCCCCATCCCGGCCGGCCCGGCCCTGAAGCCCGGCATGAAGGACGCGCGCGTGCCGCTGCTGCGCGCGCGCTTCGGGCTCGACATCGGTGCCTCCGCCGGGGCGGACGGGCAGGTCTACGACACGCGCGTCGCCAGCGCGGTCGCGGACTTCCAGCGCGCCCACGGCATGCCGGCCTCCGGCGTGCTCACGCCGCGCACGGTGGCGAGCCTGTCGGGCGGGCAGCCGCGCCGTTTGGAGAACGAAATCCTCGCCAACATGGAGCGCTGGCGCTGGCTGCCGCGCGACCTCGGGCAGCGCTACGTCGTGGTGAACATCCCCGACTACTCGCTCGACGTCTTCGACGGCGACCGCCCGATCCACCACGCCCGCGTCGTGGTCGGCAAGCCCGACCACCAGACGCCGATCTTCTCCGAGACGATGAAATACATCATCGTCAACCCGTACTGGAACGTGCCGCTCTCCATCGTCGAGAAGGAGATGATGCCGAAGCTCGCCGCGGATCCGAACTACTTCGCGGATCACGGCTATGAGGTGGTGCGCAAGGGCGGGGAAACCTACGTGCGCCAGCCGCCGGGCGACAGCAACGCGCTGGGCCGCATCAAGTTCCTGTTCCCGAACAAGTTCTCCGTCTACCTGCACGACACGAACGCGAAGGGCTACTTCAGCCGGGACGCGCGGGCGCTGAGCCACGGCTGCGTGCGCGTCGACCAGCCCTTCAAGCTCGCCGAAGCCGTGCTCGGCCGCGACCGCGGCTGGAGCGAGGCGCGCGTCGAGGGCATGGTGGGCGGCGGCGAGCGCACCGTGAACCTGCCGCGGCCGGTGCAGGTCCACATGAACTACTTCACGGCCTTCGTGGACGAGGCGGGCCAGCTCCGCCTGCGCGACGACGTCTACGGCTATTCCGCCAAGGTGCGGGCGGCGCTCGGCCTGTCCGGCTGA